In Oscillospiraceae bacterium, the following are encoded in one genomic region:
- a CDS encoding DivIVA domain-containing protein codes for MIPPHELKNKQFTQSFRGYNPAEVDSHIDFIIEKYTELYRSNLELDKQLSAANERLEQLSDEEEAIRKTLVKAQKMGETIIKQSQEKADGVILKIRERSEEIISETEKKLAAEKEALEKLRASADEFRENVLNLYVEQLKFLKESAGADIETIKNSIPEGGELKKQLLSIDTESSYDLTEAKSSDNASKGSNDQE; via the coding sequence ATGATACCTCCGCATGAATTAAAGAATAAGCAGTTCACTCAGTCCTTCCGCGGATACAATCCCGCAGAAGTTGACAGTCACATTGATTTTATTATCGAAAAGTACACCGAGCTTTACAGGTCCAATCTGGAGCTTGACAAACAGCTTTCTGCGGCAAACGAGCGTCTCGAACAGCTCAGCGACGAAGAAGAGGCAATCCGCAAAACTCTTGTCAAGGCTCAGAAGATGGGCGAAACAATTATCAAACAGTCACAGGAAAAAGCCGACGGTGTTATACTTAAAATACGCGAGCGCAGCGAGGAAATAATTTCAGAAACCGAGAAAAAGCTTGCCGCCGAAAAAGAAGCTCTTGAAAAGCTCCGCGCTTCAGCAGACGAATTCCGTGAAAATGTTCTCAATCTGTATGTAGAGCAGTTGAAATTTCTCAAGGAATCCGCAGGCGCTGATATAGAAACCATAAAAAACAGCATTCCCGAAGGCGGAGAGCTTAAAAAACAGCTTCTCTCCATAGATACCGAATCCTCTTACGATCTTACGGAAGCAAAATCTTCCGACAATGCCTCAAAGGGCAGTAATGACCAGGAATAA
- a CDS encoding YggT family protein: MYDIIATLVRTLRLLLDAVQFLMMLRAVLSWIPTMGDNAVVNFIYSVTEPIITPVRSFMERFNIMQGLPIDTSFMVTFFIIIIIRSLLPVI; encoded by the coding sequence ATGTACGATATCATTGCCACACTTGTCAGAACCCTGCGGCTTTTACTGGATGCGGTTCAATTTCTGATGATGTTACGCGCAGTTCTTTCCTGGATCCCCACTATGGGTGATAATGCCGTTGTCAATTTCATATATTCTGTCACGGAGCCCATTATTACACCCGTAAGATCATTTATGGAGCGCTTCAATATCATGCAGGGACTGCCAATTGACACCTCATTCATGGTAACATTCTTTATAATCATTATCATACGTTCTTTGTTGCCTGTCATCTGA
- a CDS encoding cell division protein SepF, producing the protein MSAFDKIKNLLFTDNDDSDVDDEIIDERNPYDTDEFTPPAANHAFERTQVGGAEEIETSKVNMTSGTSIEMKVIRPEKLDNSVTQIADYLINKNTVLLNLEATNKETARRLLDFLNGVAYAVNGKLKKVANSTFVITPSNVSISGENIAETSDHEAI; encoded by the coding sequence ATGAGCGCATTCGACAAAATCAAAAATCTTTTATTCACCGACAATGATGACAGCGATGTAGATGACGAAATAATCGACGAGAGAAACCCCTACGATACAGACGAATTCACCCCTCCTGCCGCAAACCACGCATTCGAGCGCACTCAGGTAGGCGGTGCCGAAGAAATCGAGACCTCTAAGGTTAACATGACCAGCGGAACTTCCATCGAAATGAAGGTTATCCGTCCCGAAAAGCTGGACAACAGCGTCACTCAGATTGCTGATTATCTTATCAACAAGAACACCGTGCTTCTCAATCTTGAAGCAACCAACAAGGAGACTGCAAGACGTCTTCTGGACTTTTTGAACGGTGTTGCTTATGCCGTAAACGGCAAGCTTAAAAAGGTTGCCAACAGCACCTTTGTTATCACACCATCCAATGTTTCAATTTCCGGAGAAAACATTGCGGAAACCTCTGACCACGAGGCTATATAA
- a CDS encoding YggS family pyridoxal phosphate-dependent enzyme, translated as MNIEEKKKQIKENIDRIKNEIGDRDVVLLAATKMNSPELINYAIECGITHIGENKVQELLDKYDDINKDNVKIHFIGALQTNKVKYIVDKVSMIQSVDRLSLAQEIDKRCKAIGKVMDILVEVNIGNEEAKSGVSPENLEATLKVFSQFENISVKGLMFVPPIFKNFDEQSYYLKKIRDLYIDISRKKLDNIYIHVLSFGMSNDYIAAMDYGSNMIRIGSGIFGARNYAEN; from the coding sequence ATGAACATTGAAGAAAAGAAAAAGCAGATAAAAGAAAACATCGACAGAATAAAAAATGAAATCGGAGACCGTGACGTAGTATTACTTGCAGCCACCAAAATGAATTCACCGGAACTTATCAATTACGCTATTGAATGTGGTATAACTCATATAGGTGAAAACAAGGTCCAGGAGCTGCTTGACAAGTACGATGACATCAACAAGGACAACGTGAAAATACATTTCATCGGTGCTCTTCAGACCAACAAGGTAAAGTACATTGTCGACAAGGTATCCATGATACAGTCGGTCGACAGGCTTTCGCTGGCACAGGAAATAGACAAACGCTGCAAGGCCATCGGCAAGGTAATGGATATTCTGGTGGAGGTCAACATCGGAAACGAAGAAGCAAAGTCGGGGGTCAGTCCCGAAAATCTGGAAGCCACGTTAAAAGTTTTTTCACAGTTTGAAAACATATCGGTAAAAGGTTTGATGTTCGTACCGCCAATTTTTAAAAATTTTGATGAACAGTCTTATTATTTGAAGAAAATTAGGGATTTATATATTGACATTTCGCGCAAAAAATTAGATAATATATATATTCATGTACTTTCGTTCGGAATGTCCAACGATTATATTGCCGCAATGGATTACGGCTCCAACATGATTCGAATAGGTTCGGGCATTTTCGGTGCCCGCAATTATGCTGAAAATTAA
- the miaA gene encoding tRNA (adenosine(37)-N6)-dimethylallyltransferase MiaA gives MNKAIIIAGPTASGKTSLAIDICKKFGGEVVSADSMQIYKGMDIATAKPTAQEMDGIVHHLIDIVDPSEPFSVSQFKSMADTAIKDIVSRGKIPVIAGGTGLYIDSLINNTEFGEFSEDENYRAELNRRAELSGGQVLLDELAGVDPECAARLHANDIKRIIRGLEFYHCTGKTLTQNEKESRVKKSEYEYLILGLFFEDREKLYQRINLRVDKMLEAGLEQEARNALKVADSPTAYQAIGYKELKPYFDGVITLEQAVESLKKSTRNYAKRQLTWFRRYENMVRLYVDKGDLQDAEQIVRSFLK, from the coding sequence ATGAATAAGGCAATAATCATTGCGGGACCCACTGCAAGCGGAAAAACATCCCTTGCCATAGACATATGCAAAAAGTTCGGCGGAGAAGTGGTCTCAGCCGACTCTATGCAGATATACAAAGGCATGGACATTGCAACCGCAAAACCCACCGCACAGGAAATGGACGGCATTGTGCACCATCTGATTGACATTGTGGACCCCAGCGAACCGTTCAGCGTATCGCAGTTCAAAAGCATGGCAGATACGGCTATAAAGGATATAGTTTCCCGCGGAAAAATTCCGGTTATTGCAGGAGGAACAGGGCTTTACATCGACAGCCTTATAAACAACACGGAATTCGGAGAGTTTTCGGAAGATGAAAACTACCGTGCCGAGCTAAACCGACGTGCGGAATTATCCGGCGGTCAGGTCCTTTTGGATGAGCTTGCCGGCGTTGACCCCGAATGTGCTGCCAGACTCCACGCAAATGACATAAAGCGGATAATACGCGGTCTGGAGTTTTATCATTGTACAGGAAAGACACTTACTCAGAATGAAAAAGAGTCCCGTGTAAAAAAGAGCGAGTACGAGTATCTTATTCTGGGGCTGTTTTTCGAGGATCGCGAGAAGCTGTACCAACGCATAAATCTGCGTGTGGATAAAATGCTGGAGGCAGGACTTGAGCAAGAAGCACGTAACGCGCTCAAGGTTGCAGATTCACCTACGGCATATCAGGCTATCGGATACAAAGAGCTAAAGCCGTATTTTGACGGTGTTATAACATTAGAGCAAGCTGTTGAATCTCTCAAGAAATCCACACGTAATTACGCCAAGCGTCAACTGACCTGGTTCAGACGTTACGAAAACATGGTAAGACTTTATGTTGACAAGGGCGATTTACAAGACGCAGAGCAAATCGTAAGGAGTTTTCTCAAGTGA
- the queA gene encoding tRNA preQ1(34) S-adenosylmethionine ribosyltransferase-isomerase QueA: MDFLKRSTYNYYLPEELIAQVPVEPRDSSRLLVCDDGKITHRHFFDITEYLEPGDLLVINDSKVIPARLWAKRESGALTEVVLLEQKADGVWEALTRPGKKARPGTVLDFGDTLKAEVLDTVEGGNRILKFDYDRSKTFFEILDEVGNMPLPPYIHEKLRDKSRYQTVYAKTEGSAAAPTAGLHFTPELLEKIRAKGVNIATVMLHVGLGTFRPVKSEDLSGHKMHSEFYSLSEETAGMILETKKNGKKVIAVGTTSCRTLEGAFAKEGCIKQSSGYTDIFIYPGYKFNVIDSLITNFHLPESTLIMLVCALYGYDNTMAAYKEAVEQKYRFFSFGDAMLIQQVEHE; this comes from the coding sequence TTGGACTTTCTCAAACGCTCAACTTACAATTATTACCTGCCGGAAGAACTTATTGCACAGGTACCGGTGGAGCCACGCGACTCGTCGAGGCTTCTTGTTTGTGACGACGGAAAAATAACTCACCGTCACTTTTTTGACATAACCGAATATCTCGAGCCGGGAGATCTGCTTGTCATAAACGATTCCAAGGTTATTCCCGCGCGCCTGTGGGCAAAACGCGAAAGCGGTGCGCTCACCGAGGTTGTACTGCTGGAGCAAAAAGCAGACGGAGTCTGGGAGGCGCTCACACGTCCCGGCAAAAAAGCCCGTCCCGGAACTGTTCTTGATTTCGGAGATACTCTCAAAGCCGAAGTGCTTGACACCGTCGAAGGCGGAAACAGAATACTAAAATTCGACTACGACCGTTCCAAAACCTTTTTTGAAATCCTGGACGAGGTCGGCAACATGCCGCTTCCGCCGTACATACATGAAAAGCTGAGGGACAAAAGTCGCTATCAGACGGTTTATGCAAAAACCGAGGGTTCTGCCGCAGCACCTACCGCAGGACTTCATTTCACCCCGGAGCTGCTTGAAAAAATACGTGCGAAGGGTGTAAATATCGCAACCGTCATGCTTCACGTAGGCCTGGGGACTTTCCGCCCCGTAAAATCCGAGGATCTTTCAGGACACAAAATGCACTCTGAGTTTTACAGTCTTTCCGAAGAAACCGCCGGAATGATACTGGAAACAAAGAAAAACGGCAAAAAAGTAATCGCCGTCGGAACCACCTCCTGCCGTACACTGGAGGGTGCTTTCGCAAAAGAGGGCTGCATAAAGCAATCATCGGGTTACACGGATATTTTCATCTATCCCGGTTACAAATTCAATGTCATAGACAGTCTCATCACCAACTTCCATCTTCCCGAAAGCACGCTGATAATGCTGGTATGCGCACTGTACGGCTACGATAACACCATGGCGGCGTACAAAGAAGCCGTAGAGCAGAAATACCGTTTCTTTTCGTTTGGCGATGCGATGCTGATACAGCAGGTGGAGCATGAATAA
- a CDS encoding 4-hydroxy-tetrahydrodipicolinate synthase, producing the protein MKKTVFRGAATALITPFKDGKIDYESFGRLIDFQIDGGIDALVVCGTTGEPSTLDDAEHINAMEYCIQRTAGRVPVLCGTGSNDTAYAISLSKRACEMGADALLMVTPYYNKTSQRGLVKHFNAVADSVDKPIIVYNVPGRTGLCIKPETYAELAKHPNIVAFKEAGGDMSAIAHTMALCGDELTLYSGNDDQIVPIMSLGGSGVISVLSNLIPREVHNICALFEQGKTKESLKLQLKYHDLISALFCEVNPIPVKAAMALMGYCNGELRLPLCEMEEKNAAKLASIMKELGIIK; encoded by the coding sequence ATGAAGAAAACTGTTTTTCGCGGAGCAGCTACCGCACTTATCACACCCTTCAAGGACGGAAAGATAGATTACGAATCTTTTGGACGCCTCATAGATTTTCAGATAGACGGCGGAATTGATGCACTTGTAGTTTGCGGAACTACCGGCGAACCATCCACGCTGGATGATGCCGAACACATCAACGCAATGGAATACTGCATTCAGCGTACCGCAGGACGTGTTCCCGTGCTTTGCGGAACCGGAAGTAACGATACTGCATATGCGATATCTCTCTCTAAGAGAGCATGCGAAATGGGCGCAGATGCACTTCTTATGGTGACACCATACTACAATAAAACCAGTCAGCGCGGTCTTGTAAAGCATTTCAATGCGGTTGCTGACAGTGTTGATAAGCCCATTATCGTTTACAATGTTCCCGGCCGTACGGGTCTTTGCATAAAGCCTGAGACTTATGCCGAGCTTGCAAAGCACCCCAACATAGTTGCTTTTAAGGAAGCGGGCGGAGATATGTCGGCTATTGCCCACACCATGGCGCTGTGCGGTGACGAGCTTACGTTGTATTCGGGAAATGACGACCAGATCGTCCCCATAATGTCTTTGGGAGGAAGCGGCGTTATTTCCGTGCTGTCTAACCTTATTCCCCGCGAGGTACATAATATCTGTGCACTCTTTGAACAGGGTAAAACCAAAGAAAGCCTTAAGCTTCAGCTTAAGTACCATGATCTTATTTCTGCACTGTTCTGCGAAGTAAATCCCATTCCCGTAAAGGCGGCTATGGCACTCATGGGATATTGCAACGGTGAGCTTCGTCTGCCTTTGTGCGAAATGGAAGAAAAGAATGCGGCTAAGCTTGCATCCATAATGAAAGAACTCGGAATTATAAAATAA
- a CDS encoding 4-hydroxy-tetrahydrodipicolinate reductase: protein MTNIILTGALGRMGRFITAKVAELDDFNITAAVDITTDAGYPYPLYSSLKCIPSPDGIIIDFSNHALTNELLDFAVTNNLPCVISTTGHTEEEKQNIYAASEKIPVFYSYNMSIGINLITELSKKAAALLGTNFDIEIVEKHHNKKLDAPSGTALMIADGISEVMDEKPEYVFDRFSVRKERSKNEIGFSSVRGGTIVGEHDVIFAGYNEVITLSHHAASREVFAMGAIRAAEFLAGKPAGMYNMKNLIGNI, encoded by the coding sequence ATGACAAATATTATTCTCACAGGCGCGTTGGGCAGAATGGGAAGATTTATCACTGCCAAGGTTGCCGAACTCGATGATTTCAACATAACCGCGGCAGTCGATATTACTACGGACGCCGGTTACCCGTATCCGTTGTACTCTTCTTTAAAGTGTATCCCTTCGCCTGACGGTATTATTATTGATTTTTCAAATCATGCTCTTACAAATGAACTTCTTGATTTTGCTGTCACAAACAACCTTCCGTGTGTAATTTCCACCACGGGACACACCGAGGAGGAAAAGCAGAATATATATGCAGCTTCCGAAAAAATTCCGGTTTTCTATTCGTACAATATGTCTATCGGTATAAATCTCATCACCGAGCTTTCCAAAAAGGCGGCGGCTCTTCTGGGCACGAACTTCGACATCGAAATCGTAGAAAAGCATCATAACAAAAAGCTGGATGCTCCCAGCGGCACTGCACTTATGATCGCCGACGGAATAAGTGAGGTTATGGACGAAAAGCCGGAATACGTGTTTGACAGATTCTCCGTCCGTAAGGAAAGAAGCAAAAATGAAATAGGCTTTTCTTCTGTGCGCGGCGGAACCATTGTGGGCGAACATGACGTTATTTTCGCCGGATACAACGAGGTAATAACATTGTCTCACCATGCCGCATCCCGTGAGGTTTTTGCGATGGGTGCAATACGCGCGGCTGAATTTCTTGCCGGAAAGCCTGCGGGAATGTATAATATGAAAAATCTGATTGGAAACATATGA